One segment of Allorhodopirellula heiligendammensis DNA contains the following:
- a CDS encoding flotillin family protein gives MLLQITDSYMTDGIIVFIVGAILVILFILVMMKHYYIKVGPDQAIVKSGRGGVEAVCGQGMFIIPLVHQYEFMDLTLKSFEIHREGSAGLICRDNIRADIKVAFFIRVANSPAEMKEVAEAIGAKRCSQIETLRELFDAKFSEALKTVGKHFDFIDLYDQRDKFKDQILKVIGTDLNGYRLDDAAIDYLEQTPLEMLSPSNILDAEGIKKITELTSMEKVKENQFTRDREKTLKKQDVEAQETILSLERQRVEAVEKQSREIAEITAREQAAATKVQQEQRLEAERARIQTEEEIGVAEENKARQVLVAQRNKEKTDAVEQERVTRDRDLEATERLRVVGVAEVEKEKAIEVERRNIQEVIRERVAVERSVVEEQQRIKDTEEFATADRAKKVQITAAEMKAEEERIRQTKLAQAEKESSELIAEKVRIEAEANRDAAEKQTAAKKMLAEAETAQSAAIGLAEAQVQEAKAASLEKEGLAEAKVSREKYSSEATGITEKAEAMKKLDGVGKEHEEFKLALAKEKDVEIAAIDAQRGIAESQASVIGDALRAARIDIVGGDGEFFNQITSAVKGGKAIDRFVYNSKVATDIKDTFFDGNADYFRTQVQDLIGQFGLDTDGVKDLSIAALIAKMLGMASTDEARNQLTSLLNIAATANVTEQKAGRLLARPSGKDETTVAATQVKKVKPTAKG, from the coding sequence ATGCTCTTGCAAATCACTGATTCCTACATGACCGATGGAATTATCGTGTTCATTGTCGGGGCCATTCTCGTGATCCTCTTCATCCTCGTCATGATGAAGCACTACTACATCAAGGTGGGCCCCGATCAAGCGATCGTGAAGTCAGGGCGTGGCGGGGTAGAGGCTGTGTGCGGTCAAGGGATGTTCATCATCCCGCTGGTCCATCAGTACGAATTCATGGACTTGACGCTCAAGAGCTTTGAAATTCATCGGGAAGGTAGCGCCGGGTTGATCTGCCGCGACAATATACGCGCCGACATTAAGGTCGCTTTCTTCATCCGTGTCGCCAATTCTCCAGCGGAGATGAAAGAGGTGGCTGAAGCGATCGGGGCGAAACGCTGCAGCCAAATCGAAACGCTTCGCGAACTCTTTGATGCCAAGTTCAGTGAAGCGCTCAAGACGGTCGGCAAGCATTTTGACTTTATCGATCTGTACGATCAACGCGACAAATTTAAGGATCAGATTCTCAAGGTCATTGGAACGGACCTAAACGGATACCGGCTCGACGATGCGGCTATCGATTACCTGGAACAGACACCGCTGGAGATGCTCAGCCCGAGCAATATTCTCGACGCGGAAGGGATCAAGAAGATCACCGAGCTGACCTCGATGGAGAAGGTCAAGGAAAACCAATTCACTCGCGACCGCGAGAAGACGCTCAAGAAACAAGATGTTGAGGCGCAGGAAACCATTCTCTCTCTCGAGCGGCAGCGCGTCGAAGCGGTCGAGAAACAATCTCGCGAGATCGCTGAGATTACCGCTCGCGAACAAGCCGCAGCGACCAAGGTGCAGCAGGAGCAACGGCTCGAAGCCGAACGCGCACGCATTCAGACAGAAGAGGAGATTGGCGTCGCCGAAGAGAACAAGGCTCGTCAAGTCTTGGTCGCCCAACGCAATAAAGAGAAAACGGACGCGGTCGAACAAGAACGTGTCACCCGTGATCGCGACCTCGAGGCAACCGAACGTTTACGCGTCGTCGGTGTCGCCGAAGTTGAAAAAGAAAAGGCAATCGAAGTTGAACGACGCAACATTCAAGAAGTGATTCGGGAACGCGTGGCCGTTGAACGGTCGGTCGTTGAAGAACAACAGCGAATCAAGGATACCGAAGAGTTTGCCACCGCCGATCGTGCCAAGAAGGTTCAGATTACCGCGGCTGAAATGAAAGCAGAAGAAGAGCGAATCCGGCAAACGAAGTTGGCACAGGCGGAGAAGGAATCGAGCGAGTTGATCGCGGAGAAAGTTCGTATCGAAGCCGAAGCGAATCGAGATGCTGCCGAGAAACAAACCGCCGCTAAGAAGATGCTCGCGGAAGCCGAAACCGCACAATCAGCGGCGATTGGGTTGGCCGAAGCTCAAGTCCAAGAGGCGAAAGCCGCATCGCTGGAGAAAGAGGGTCTCGCCGAAGCCAAGGTGTCACGCGAGAAGTACAGCTCCGAAGCGACCGGTATCACCGAGAAAGCCGAGGCGATGAAGAAACTCGATGGGGTCGGCAAAGAACACGAAGAGTTCAAACTTGCTCTGGCCAAGGAGAAGGACGTGGAAATCGCAGCCATCGATGCTCAACGCGGTATCGCCGAGAGCCAAGCAAGCGTGATCGGGGACGCCCTGCGTGCCGCACGTATCGATATCGTCGGTGGCGATGGCGAGTTCTTCAACCAAATCACCTCGGCGGTCAAGGGCGGCAAGGCCATCGACCGATTTGTCTACAACAGCAAGGTTGCCACCGATATTAAGGACACCTTCTTTGATGGCAACGCAGACTACTTTCGTACCCAAGTCCAAGACCTGATCGGTCAATTCGGACTCGATACCGATGGTGTCAAGGACCTGTCGATCGCCGCGCTGATCGCCAAGATGCTGGGCATGGCGTCGACAGATGAAGCACGAAACCAACTGACCAGTTTGCTCAATATCGCAGCGACGGCAAATGTCACCGAGCAAAAAGCGGGACGCCTGTTGGCTCGACCCAGCGGCAAGGATGAAACTACCGTCGCGGCCACGCAGGTCAAGAAAGTCAAACCGACCGCCAAAGGTTAA